Below is a window of Penaeus monodon isolate SGIC_2016 unplaced genomic scaffold, NSTDA_Pmon_1 PmonScaffold_7047, whole genome shotgun sequence DNA.
CCGCGACGTGGCGCTGGCGCTGAAGGCCGCCCCGAGGGTCCGTCGCTTCGAGGTCGAGGTGGAGAACTTCGAGTCCATCCACAACACCCGGGCTTACGCCAAGCTCGTCGGTCCCTGATCCCTCGCTCCGTCCGCCTCGAGATCGGGGCGGATGGCCACCAGATCCGGCATCCTCGCGAGCACCGCTTCCAGCCCTCGGGCAGCGGATCGGGGAGGCGCCGGGTGCGTTGGTCCGGGGATCTTCGAATTCCAGCGCGAAGGCGTGCAGGACAGGCGTGGCGGCCGCACTCGCTGCGCAGACGCCGATTGAACGGCCCCTTGCCGTGCGTGGTGTCGCCGGCCACATGATGGCCCAGGTGGTTCAGGTGCCGCCGGATCTGATGCTTGCGTCCCGTGGTGATCGTCACCTCGAGGAGGCTGCCCTCGACCAAACCCGGCCAAGGGTTCGGAAGTGGTTTTCCGCCGGCTTCTTGCGCCCGTTTTCGTCGGTCAGCGGCCGGTCGGATTGGAAGGCTTCAGGCGTCTGGGCCCGGGCGAAGGCCAGGTAGCGCTTGGCCACGCCCTGCAGCGCCTCCTGGTAGGGCGCGACCCCCTCGGCCTCGGTCGTGAAGACGATGATGCCGGAGGTGGCCCGATCCAGCCGGGGCACGGCCGACCTTTGGCCGATCTGGGGGCCAGGGTCTGCCCGGACGTACTCCTCGCCCCGGACCGAGTGAACCCCCCCGGTGCACGGCCATGCCCGGAGGCTTCGAGACCACCACGAGCGGGCCACAGCGAGCAGAATGCGAATCGGGGGCGAGGTTTCGGGCATCGCGGGTCGATGGATTGGCGGAGGCTCGCCGTGGATGCGGGTTCCGTCTTCGATGGCCGGGGGCGGGACGGACATCCTTTGAGGGGCCGAGACCCGGCCCCCTTGAACGACGCGCCACGGGAAGCGGCGAGGGGCCGTGCCTCGATGTGGTGTGATATGCGGGTTACCTATGGAGGCTTCCTCCCGGGGGGCCCACCCGGGCCAGGCGAAGCCCCTTCCGACTCGCGAAAGGACGTGACGATGATCAGTGTGAGGCTTCCCGACGGCAGTTCCCGCGAGCTGCCCGACGGTTCTTCGGCGGCCGATCTCGCCCAGAGCATCGGCCCCTTTGGGCTGGCCAAGGCCGCGTGGCGGCCAAGGTGGACGGCAAGGTGATGGACCTGGCTCGTCCGCTCACGGACGGTGCCGAGGTTGCGCTCCTCACTACCAAGGATGAGGACGCCCTGGAGGTCCTCCGGCACTCGGCCGCGCACCTGATGGCCGACGCCATCTGCCGCGTGTTCCCGAAGGGCCCAGCTCACCATCGGGCCGGCCATCGAGGATGGCTCTACTACGACATCCACCTGCCGGACGGGAAGATCACCCCCGAGGATTTCCCCGGGCCCATCGGGGCGGAGATGTTGAAGGTCGCGAAGGCCGCCCATCCCTTCGCCGCAAGGGAGCTGAGCAAGGATCCCGAGGCGCTCAACGCCTACATGGGGTCGGGTCAGGGCGAGAACGTGTTCAAGCACGAGATCGTCGATGGCATCAAGGAGCGGGGCGAGGACCTGTCCTTCTACCAGCACGGCGACTTCGTCGATGTCTGTAGCGGCCCCCACGTTCCGAAAACCCGCTTCCTCGAGAACGTCAAGCCCCACCAGCGTGTCCGGCTCGTACTGGCGCGCCGATCCAGCCCGTGAGCAGCTCGTGCGGGGTACGGCACCGCGTTCTTTTCGAAGAAAGGAGCTGAAGGCGCACCTCCATCGCCTGGAGGAGGCCAAGAAGCGCGACCACCGCGTGCTTGGCCGCGACCGGAGCTGTTCTTCTCGACCCCGACGCACCgggtttccccttcttcctcccgaAGGGCACCATCCTCTTCAACAAGCTGGCCGACACCATGCGGAAGCTCCTGCGCAAGGGGGGCTTTCCCGGAGGTGAAGGCGCCGCTGGTGCTGTCGGAGACCCTCTGGCACACCTCGGGCCACTACGCCAACTACATGGAGAACATGTTCTTCACCAAGCAGAAGGTGCGGGACGCCCGGTGAAGAGAAGACGCTCGAGGACGCGGACGAGAATCGCCCGATGGCGGTCAAGCCGATGAAATGCCGGGGCACTGCTCATCACAAGGCCAAGGGGGACTCCTATCAGGAGTTCCCGCTGCGCATGGCCGAGATGGGACTGGTGGCACCGTCGCGAGCTGTCCGGGGTGCGCCACGGACTGTTCCGCGTGCAGGCCTTCACCAGGACGATGCCCACCCCTTCTGCACTCCCGACCAGATCGGCGGGGAGGTGCAATGCTGATCGGCTTCTTCCACGAGGTCTACACCATTTTTCGACCTCGGCGACGCACGCATCGAGCTGAGCACCCGTCCCGAGAAGAGCATCGGCAGCGACGAGATGTGGGAGCGGGCCGAGACCGGGGCTCAAGGCCGCGCTCGATGAAAAGGGGGATCCCCTAGTCGTCAACGAGGGCGATGGGGCCTTCCTACGGACCGAAGATCGACTTCCACATCCGGGACGTCATCGGGCGTTCGTGGCAGTGCGGCACCCATCCAGCTGGACTTCTCGATGCCGGAGCGCTTCGGTCTGACCTATGTTGGGCCGGACGGCAACAAGCACACCCGGTCATGCTGCACCGGGCCTGCTACGGAAGCCTCGAGCGCTTCCTGGGCACGTCATCGAGAACTACGCGGGCAAGTTCCCCATGTGGCTCGCCCCCGAGCAGGTGCGGGTGCTTCCCCGGGGAGCGAGAAGGTGGCCGACTACGCGCAGTCGGTGGTCGATCGCTTCATCGCGGCCGGCATCCGGGTCGGCTGGATGGCTCCAACGAGCGCATCGGCTACAAGATCCGCCAGAGCACCATGGCGAAGGTCCCCTACAGCCTGATCCTCGGGCAGAAGGAGGCCGAGAGCGGCACCATCAACGTGCGGAGCCGTGATCAAAGGGGAATGGGGCGAGATGAGCCTCGACAAACCCTTCCTCGAGCGCATCGCTCCCGAACTCGAGGATGGCGGCCGTCTGCCGGAGGCGGCGAGCACCGCCCGCGAGACCGAAGCCGCCGGTGATCCCTCGCCGCGCCGCCGGGGTCTTGCGGCCCCGGCGAGCGCTCCCCCTCCCGATCTCGGTCGAGGGGAGTGACTCCCGACCACGCGGAGGCCGCTGTCCACAGCCGGACACCTCGCGCACGGAGCTGCACGACTTCGCGCTCTTTTTTCCGCCGCTCTGGGAACCTCGGGCTGGCATCAACCCCTGAACGAACCTGAGTCGAAGGAAGTCATGATTGAGAGGCCGTGGGGCACCGCACTGGCAGCGGCCATGGTCGTCCGGCCGACCCTACGGGCCGCGGAGGACCTTTCACATGACCGATGGCAGCGCCGCTTGTCCTCAGTCCACCCAGAAGTGGTGGAGCCTTCGCAAGGTGCCCCTGGGCCTCGCCTGACTGCGATCTTCGTGATCCCTCTGCTCGCTGTTCTGTGCTTCGGGTATCAGGTTTTTCTCACCCATCGCGCCCAGCTGATCGCCGGCGAAGAGCTCGGAGTGCACCTCGAGTTCAGTCACCTCGTCGGGGACCTGATCCATGAGTCGCAGAAGGAACGGGGGTTCACCGGGCCCGGGTTCCTCGCGTCCTCCGGTGAGCGGCTGGGTCAGGAAGCGCGCCCAGCGGCAGGCCACCGATGCCAAGCAGGCCGCCTCGATGCGTTCCCCGACGGACACAAGAAGAGTTGCAGGCTCCCGGATTGGGGCCCCGGTCGACAGTCGATGAGCGAGCGTTCGGGGATCCGGAACGGGGTGATCGGCTGACTGCCAAGCTGCCGGCGACCCTTGGCCACTACACCGGGATCCCAATCGCCGATCCGCATATCGCCGGCTTCGCGTCCACCACACCGAATGCTCGGGCTTCGGTGCTCCTGAACCGCACGGCCATCCCGGGAGTGCGAAGGGCCTGGCGGGCATCGAGCGTGCGAAGGTGGCGGCGGCCCTGGCCGGCGGATGACCGAGGCCCGCCGTGCGAGATCCTGGGCCTGGGGGCCCCCAAAGCGGGCGCTGCTCGCCGCTTACGCCAACGCTGAAAGTGCAACGGGAAGAGATCGCCTCGAGGCGGCCCTCGGAGGAGAGGTGTTCCGGGACGGGACCGGCCCTGATGCCGCCCTAAAAACTCGGTGAGGGAGAGGCCGGCGCCGCTGGTTCGGCCAAGGCCTGGTTCGATGCCCAGACTCGCTGCCTGGGGGCCTCAGAGAGATCGAACAGACCCTCGCCACCGAGATCGACGAGCTGGCGGCCACCCCGCGCCCATGCGCAGCATCGCTACCGCGCCGCCGCCATCACCATCGTGGTGGCGGTCCTCTTGAGGGGTCTGCTCGCGATCCTCGTGGCCCGCGGGCTCAACCGACAGCTCCAGGAAATCGGCTGCCAGGCGGAGCAGATCGCGAAGGGCAGTGTCAACGTGGTCCTGGTGGGTGAGGGGCGAGACGCGATCGGTGCGCTCCTCAGATCGATGCGGCAGGTCCGGGCTACTTCCGAGGTCTGGCGATTCCGTGGACCGGGTCGGGCAGGGAAACCTGAGCGCGCAGATCCCGGTTCAGGGGACCAGCGATCACCTGGGCCAGGGCATCCGCGCCATGGGACCAGCTTGCGCGACGTGCTGCGCCAGGTGCGACAGACTGAG
It encodes the following:
- the LOC119571590 gene encoding threonine--tRNA ligase-like; amino-acid sequence: MDLARPLTDGAEVALLTTKDEDALEVLRHSAAHLMADAICRVFPKGPAHHRAGHRGWLYYDIHLPDGKITPEDFPGPIGAEMLKVAKAAHPFAARELSKDPEALNAYMGSGQGENVFKHEIVDGIKERGEDLSFYQHGDFVDVCSGPHVPKTRFLENVKPHQRVRLVLARRSSPAPSSSTSWPTPCGSSCARGAFPEVKAPLVLSETLWHTSGHYANYMENMFFTKQKVRDAR